A window from Salmo trutta chromosome 29, fSalTru1.1, whole genome shotgun sequence encodes these proteins:
- the LOC115166930 gene encoding microtubule-associated protein 1B-like isoform X1 has product MLIVIGEISTDHHLQSAKKHIKQGLRSWDIDLTLCDLNRELQLFATRHSAQFSSEVKGQRTLQYKSDVLETVVLVNPSEETTASEICSLVTDSAGHKLLVLSGQSSEQGGDITLQGGAFTWRHFSDIISDPGVTEVLSNSASDQRPRLTVSCLGDGGWSSLGHSQEQQHLQNLLEYRLNPEPTLPNMEGVAEFTEYVSETVDVPSPFDNLEPPTSGGFLKLSKPCCYIFPGGRGDSALFAVNGFNILVDGGSERRSCFWKLVRHLDRIDSVLLTHIGADNLPGINGLLQRKIAEQEEEQSQGSGGSNTYGDWMKNLISPELGVVFFNVPEKLRMPESTLKVKRSIEEASLTLQYLNKLGIKSEPLYRVVSNTIEPITLFHKLGVGKLDMYILNPVKESKEMQFLMQKWAGNSKAKTGIVMSNGKEGEISVPYLTSVTALIVWIPHSPTEKIVRVLFPGNAPQNKILEGLEKLKHLDFLRYPVATQKDISSGAPPPIIKQTKMRSRTESKESLKSSTKTQLASKASKKEAKGQEEESKNDSAKENKIEKKEEKKEKKVKSESAKATKATKQQQNSEAAPEAAKLERKKLSKEKTLRKHSKERPSKMEEKKDKEKKEISKVKKEDIKREVKKDDTAKKETKAVKEEKKKDLSKPELRKITKPDLKPFTPEVRKTLHKANKTQAKPKTDKTDKNITAKPVKEKTAEKKSVPKKAPPKSTAALADGSVVSSPEDLTKDFEALKRDELSKLGSEPIQNDVMSGCPAFTDSKLPDEGITTKSPANLGEKFEDEGADMDDVDDDEEYNKESDVLKKGADVGKRQDIKRNAGMDRKYEVEMEQYDEYSTKGDMNSKKSVSSEEEGDVIEKADLEGTEDYEDKYNTEKDKKEWDTKSTDFKSFSTAVASGQTTTTASEQVSFIQDETIPAYSETEQTISDEEIHEEPEDRIPHLRYDVASCDITVPDVPGSFDSVYGVREMRASATSDASDFKAKGFVGRHDPVLAAYPSIITAPLAEEEHISSATSITEYDKLSSFATSMADDQSIASVTAPQTETETGRSSLHLDTVNSIPYRTEATHGKDYLHSAGTISPTSSLEEDKNFSSPPSKEYQPFVTEMEAGRKTKPVHEEYDEEEDEDEDQTPNVDIPLGKLQEGYEQATAAMLLQDKDKSPSTAFAPPSPPSFSSGFKPSSMFEGEKRCLSPDDSTVKLASPTQSVPTSSGYSPTEEKKNNKMDKTETELQLMGLSGDKTPFEESDEDDDDDYYEKRDLKPCVKAKYLEQKEGRFLDDESPQEEKLSERDKGLAEDDIKSKYLQNKPGSTDETQFSGYMEQTTKPQIMHSDQQDEVEEDDVIQPSGTRSRALSVEQSKLDSEDDKKDAALSRKKDYVSLKEPEKSVQFNLYDFPERESREKRSEEEIRQDTPYVHGKTFSYSDIYDNKTSYQKDLSEKMGKDSMEMDTQKKDSPFPSDKEGFTSSHGKDVSSSSSSSSPFPWLHGSESIEKISEPRGYSRESRFPSMADRPEASTTSLSSERDSFPYKVHSDYTYVTGSAAAKPSSMSYHDKEVELEIDMRKLTARDEEDYDDYDDEDDEEEDEDDDEEDAIDSDMEKGAKEKSEKEVKSPFIDGVSSKQPQFMVSMVGYGYNQTKPTSPDSMSTEEPEFMVSMAGYGYNSQAKPTSPDCVSSKETDFTDSKLPDEGITTKSPAKLEETFEDEGADMDDDDDDDDEEEYNKERDVLKKCADGYNSQAKPTSPDSLSSKEPEFMVSMAGYGYSSQAKLTSPDGMSSKEPDFTDSKLPDKGITTKSPAKLGEKFEDEGADMDDDDDDDADDEEYNKERDILKKGADGYNSPAKLISPDGMSSKEPEFMVSMAGYGYSNQAKLTSPDGMSSKEPDFIDSKLPDKGITTKSPANLGEKFEDEGADMDDDDDDDDEEYNKERDILKKGADGYNSQAKPISPDGMSSKEPQFMVSMAGYGYNSQAKPTTPPSSTTCKGDMGATAFSGYSSGFDYSYGEEKDTFQSSQMKDKEGKDDYFHSERADGGKKTGDTVGVSSGIHYTTTSATAYSSSSSYSYSSSTSGPSLSTSRQFGEELETPANASDHIFKHDADSAGFEYSSFKDEHGSFKDEHGSFKDEHASFKDEHASFKDEHGSFKDEHTSFKDEHTSIKDEHASIKDEHSSFKDKHSLAMDSSPFSSSCGMVKNEYLEVSEKQMTTATTTTESTSSLARFSPHSPFEEIKPFHSHSSASSSEDKKEHVASMEGSVVNKSPQSDCFYKPEWADESKLQAAGGYGPFSQSPKEKDAIATGLFGVTSSPRPDSTGKHYFENSDSSEEEDDEEGYMREMGLSFSEKHGSSTNTSCKIDGAGLPDVLTSYMPSSLLPTKPDTVNGPMEVSSMSSPISAGPAASCVSPGLGTAEEKKVRSSYEWNMQKPQMDMVPGDSPPHYRHEDEFEEECEMEPECPARPLSLSSTDHTFSSPFYTEASCRGEAGGRDDDDDESDPDLPPEMGATSYTSSSKASPGYSSSEHRHRKGDLSPSFINPSMQQQSSDEEDEERGRRSDQSQEGDEHDLSVKKRANKQPHHPHFQGGSVPHTGTAGLGLAREDTPSTSVSESIPSQSDSDVPPGTKECPSITGNSNMDSDEDTEYLPVDKFSTMGGGHHHSSSSSSSRMSPRDPPPAPLMDPFPNPPHPDVCMVDPDALANDQNRATSESPLKKDPKTKGVRKTGKPKSASPARRKRSPMPVKQLPSPRSASLKKKETEKSLRMSHLSDGQGSRDDDLSRSSYNAGRVANGVKSTSGSQRSSSVVPQGPPIYVDLAYIPNHCSAKNVDQEFFKRVRSAYYVVSGNDVGNDEPGRVVLDALLEGKAQWGSNLQVTLIPTHDTDVTREWYQQTHERQQELNIMVLASSSTVVMQDESFPACKIEF; this is encoded by the exons GACAGAGGACCCTGCAGTACAAGAGTGATGTCCTTGAGACAGTTGTGTTGGTGAACCCGTCAGAGGAAACTACTGCTTCAGAG ATCTGCTCTCTGGTCACTGACTCTGCTGGACACAAGCTACTAGTCCTAAGTGGCCAGAGCTCTGAGCAGGGAGGTGACATCACACTGCAGGGTGGAGCCTTCACCTGGAGACACTTCTCTGACATCATCTCTGATCCTGGA GTGACTGAGGTCCTGTCCAACTCAGCGTCGGACCAGCGGCCCAGGCTAACAGTATCGTGCCTGGGAGACGGGGGCTGGAGCTCACTGGGCCACAGCCAGGAGCAGCAGCACCTCCAGAACCTTCTGGAATACCGCCTAAACCCTGAGCCCACGCTTCCCAACATGGAGGGAGTAGCGGAGTTCACAGAGTACGTCTCGGAGACGGTGGACGTCCCGTCGCCCTTTGACAACCTGGAACCGCCCACCTCGGGTGGTTTCCTGAAGCTATCCAAGCCCTGCTGCTACATCTTCCCCGGAGGGAGGGGTGACTCTGCCCTGTTTGCCGTGAACGGATTCAACATCCTGGTGGATGGAGGGTCCGAACGCAGGTCTTGTTTCTGGAAGCTGGTCAGGCACTTGGACAGGATAGACTCAGTCCTGCTGACCCACATTGGGGCTGACAACCTCCCAGGCATCAACGGGCTGCTCCAGAGGAAGATCgctgagcaggaggaggagcagtcCCAGGGATCTGGCGGCTCCAACACATACGGTGACTGGATGAAGAACCTGATCTCGCCCGAGCTCGGAGTGGTGTTCTTCAACGTCCCCGAGAAGCTACGAATGCCTGAGTCCACGCTAAAGGTCAAACGGAGCATCGAGGAGGCATCCCTCACACTGCAGTATCTCAACAAGCTTGGCATCAAGTCAGAACCGCTTTACAGGGTCGTGAGCAACACCATTGAGCCCATCACGCTTTTCCACAAGCTGGGCGTTGGCAAGCTAGACATGTACATTCTGAACCCTGTGAAGGAAAGCAAGGAGATGCAGTTCCTTATGCAGAAGTGGGCTGGGAACAGTAAGGCCAAGACTGGGATTGTGATGTCAAATGGCAAAGAAGGAGAAATATCAGTCCCTTACTTGACCTCAGTAACAGCTCTTATCGTATGGATCCCGCATAGTCCAACAGAGAAGATAGtcagggtgctgttccctggaaATGCACCACAGAACAAAATTTTGGAGGGGCTTGAAAAGCTGAAGCACCTGGACTTCCTGCGCTACCCAGTGGCCACTCAGAAAGACATATCCTCTGGGGCCCCGCCTCCAATCATAAAACAAACAAAGATGAGATCAAGAACAGAAAGCAAGGAGAGCCTGAAATCTTCCACCAAAACACAGTTGGCCTCAAAAGCCAGCAAAAAGGAAGCTAAAGGGCAGGAAGAGGAGTCCAAGAATGACTCGGCTAAAGAGAACAAAATTgaaaagaaagaggagaagaaggagaagaaggtgaAGAGTGAGAGCGCCAAAGCTACCAAAGccaccaaacaacaacaaaacagtgAGGCAGCACCCGAAGCAGCCAAACTGGAGAGAAAGAAGCTGTCCAAGGAGAAAACACTGAGGAAACACTCCAAGGAACGACCATCTAAGATGGAGGAGAAAAAGGACAAAGAGAAGAAAGAGATTAGTAAAGTAAAGAAAGAAGACATTAAACGCGAAGTGAAGAAAGACGATACTGCTAAAAAAGAAACAaaagcagtgaaggaggagaaaaagaaggatcTGAGTAAGCCAGAGCTGAGGAAGATCACCAAACCAGACCTGAAACCCTTTACACCAGAAGTCAGGAAAACCCTCCATAAGGCAAACAAGACACAGGCTAAACCCAAGACGGACAAGACTGACAAAAACATAACAGCAAAACCGGTCAAAGAGAAAACAGCTGAGAAAAAGTCTGTCCCAAAGAAAGCCCCCCCAAAATCTACTGCTGCTTTGGCAGACGGGTCTGTTGTATCCTCTCCAGAAGACCTCACCAAGGACTTCGAAGCTTTAAAACGAGATGAGCTCTCGAAGCTAGGGAGTGAACCCATTCAGAATGATGTCATGTCTGGATGTCCAGCTTTCACAGACTCCAAACTCCCTGATGAGGGAATAACAACTAAATCCCCAGCCAATCTTGGAGAGAAGTTTGAGGATGAGGGTGCCGATAtggatgatgttgatgatgatgaggagtaCAACAAAGAGAGTGATGTACTAAAGAAAGGTGCAGATGTCGGGAAACGGCAGGACATTAAAAGAAATGCTGGCATGGATAGGAAATATGAGGTGGAAATGGAGCAATACGACGAATACTCTACTAAAGGAGACATGAATTCGAAGAAAAGTGTCAGCTCAGAAGAGGAGGGTGATGTTATCGAAAAAGCAGATCTGGAGGGAACCGAGGATTATGAGGATAAATACAACACAGAAAAAGATAAAAAAGAATGGGACACCAAGTCAACCGACTTTAAATCGTTTTCAACTGCAGTCGCCTCTGGACAAACCACTACCACTGCCTCTGAGCAAGTGTCCTTCATCCAAGATGAGACTATTCCCGCTTATTCTGAAACGGAGCAGACCATCTCCGATGAGGAGATCCATGAAGAACCCGAGGACAGGATCCCACACCTCCGCTATGACGTTGCTTCCTGCGACATCACCGTTCCCGACGTTCCAGGATCCTTTGACTCTGTGTATGGTGTTAGGGAGATGAGAGCCTCGGCTACATCTGACGCCTCAGACTTCAAAGCCAAAGGCTTTGTGGGAAGACATGACCCAGTGTTGGCAGCCTATCCAAGCATCATCACAGCTCCACTCGCCGAGGAAGAGCACATCTCCTCAGCCACGTCCATCACAGAGTACGACAAACTGTCCTCGTTCGCCACTTCCATGGCGGACGACCAGTCCATCGCATCGGTGACCGCCccgcagacagagacagagacagggaggagctCTCTTCACCTGGACACGGTCAATAGCATCCCCTACCGCACCGAGGCCACCCACGGGAAGGACTACCTCCACTCGGCTGGAACCAtctctcccacctcctccctgGAGGAGGACAAGAACTTCAGTTCTCCTCCTTCAAAGGAGTACCAGCCTTTTGTTACCGAGATGGAGGCTGGGAGGAAGACCAAACCCGTCCATGAGGAGTATGacgaagaggaggatgaagacgAGGACCAGACTCCCAACGTTGATATCCCCTTGGGGAAACTCCAAGAGGGCTACGAGCAGGCGACGGCAGCCATGTTGCTccaggacaaggataaatccccCTCCACTGCCTTTgcgcctccttctcctccctctttctccagcGGGTTTAAGCCTAGTTCCATGTTTGAAGGTGAAAAGAGATGTCTTAGCCCAGACGACAGCACCGTGAAGCTGGCCTCACCCACCCAGTCGGTCCCCACCAGCAGTGGCTACTCCCCCACAGAGgagaagaaaaacaacaaaatggacAAAACTGAAACTGAGCTCCAGTTAATGGGTCTCTCTGGTGACAAGACCCCCTTTGAAGAATCAGATGAGGATGACGATGATGACTATTATGAGAAAAGGGATCTCAAACCCTGTGTTAAAGCTAAGTATTTGGAACAGAAGGAGGGTAGGTTCTTGGACGATGAATCACCTCAAGAAGAGAAGCTGTCTGAGAGGGACAAAGGACTTGCAGAGGATGACATCAAGTCCAAGTATCTGCAGAATAAACCGGGGTCGACAGACGAGACACAGTTCTCTGGTTACATGGAGCAAACCACCAAACCCCAGATCATGCACTCCGACCAGCAAGACGAGGTGGAGGAAGATGATGTTATTCAACCAAGTGGAACAAGGTCTAGAGCTTTATCAGTAGAGCAAAGTAAGTTGGACTCTGAAGATGATAAAAAGGATGCAGCATTATCCAGAAAAAAGGACTATGTATCTTTGAAAGAGCCAGAGAAAAGTGTCCAGTTCAATCTGTATGATTTCCCGGagcgagagagtagagagaaacgCTCAGAAGAAGAAATAAGACAGGACACCCCATATGTACATGGCAAGACTTTCTCTTACAGTGATATCTATGACAACAAAACCAGTTATCAGAAGGACCTGTCAGAAAAAATGGGGAAGGACAGTATGGAGATGGACACACAGAAAAAGGACTCCCCTTTCCCCTCAGACAAGGAGGGGTTCACTAGCTCTCATGGAAAAGAtgtatcttcctcctcctcttcctcttccccctTTCCATGGCTCCATGGCTCTGAATCCATAGAGAAGATAAGTGAGCCACGTGGatacagcagagagagcagattCCCATCCATGGCCGATAGACCAGAGGCTTCAACCACATCCTTATCATCAGAGAGAGACTCCTTCCCTTATAAAGTTCACAGTGATTACACCTATGTAACAGGTAGTGCTGCAGCCAAACCCTCTTCAAtgagctaccatgacaaagaggTGGAACTGGAGATAGACATGAGGAAGCTAACAGCCAGGGATGAGGAAGACTacgatgattatgatgatgaagatgatgaagaagaggatgaggacGATGACGAGGAGGATGCTATTGACTCAGACATGGAGAAAGGTGCCAAAGAGAAATCGGAAAAGGAAGTCAAAAGTCCTTTCATCGATGGTGTGAGCTCAAAACAGCCCCAGTTTATGGTTTCCATGGTCGGCTACGGTTACAACCAGACAAAGCCGACTTCACCAGACAGCATGAGCACAGAAGAGCCAGAGTTTATGGTTTCCATGGCCGGCTATGGTTACAACAGTCAGGCAAAACCGACTTCACCAGACTGTGTGAGCTCAAAAGAGACAGATTTCACAGACTCCAAACTCCCTGATGAGGGGATAACAACTAAATCCCCAGCCAAACTTGAAGAGACGTTTGAAGACGAGGGTGCCGacatggatgatgatgatgatgacgatgatgaggaggagtACAACAAAGAGAGGGATGTACTAAAGAAATGTGCAGATGGTTACAATAGTCAGGCAAAGCCGACTTCACCAGACAGCTTGAGCTCGAAAGAGCCAGAGTTTATGGTTTCTATGGCCGGCTATGGTTACAGCAGTCAGGCAAAGCTGACTTCACCAGACGGCATGAGCTCAAAAGAGCCAGATTTCACAGACTCCAAACTCCCTGATAAGGGGATAACAACTAAATCCCCAGCCAAACTTGGAGAGAAGTTTGAGGATGAGGGTGCCGacatggatgatgatgatgatgatgatgccgaTGATGAGGAGTACAACAAAGAGCGAGACATACTAAAGAAAGGTGCAGATGGTTACAACAGCCCGGCAAAGCTGATTTCACCAGACGGCATGAGCTCGAAAGAGCCAGAGTTTATGGTTTCCATGGCGGGCTATGGTTACAGCAACCAGGCAAAGCTGACTTCACCAGATGGCATGAGCTCAAAAGAGCCAGATTTCATAGACTCCAAACTCCCTGATAAGGGGATAACAACTAAATCCCCAGCCAATCTTGGAGAGAAGTTTGAGGATGAGGGTGCCGACAtggatgatgacgatgatgacgatgatgaggaGTACAACAAAGAGCGGGACATACTAAAGAAAGGTGCAGATGGTTACAACAGCCAGGCAAAGCCGATTTCACCAGACGGCATGAGCTCGAAAGAGCCACAGTTTATGGTTTCCATGGCGGGCTACGGTTACAACAGCCAGGCAAAGCCGACTACGCCACCTTCTTCCACCACCTGCAAAGGTGACATGGGCGCCACAGCGTTCTCTGGGTACTCCTCTGGGTTTGATTATTCTTATGGTGAGGAGAAAGACACATTCCAGTCCAGCCAGATGAAGGACAAAGAGGGAAAAGACGACTATTTCCACAGCGAGAGAGCTGACGGTGGTAAGAAAACAGGAGACACAGTAGGAGTCTCATCAGGCATCCACTACACCACCACCTCTGCCACGGCATActcgtcctcctcttcctacAGCTACTCCTCCTCTACGTCCGGTCCGTCACTCTCCACCAGCCGGCAGTTTGGCGAGGAGCTGGAGACCCCAGCCAACGCCTCCGACCACATCTTCAAACACGATGCAGACAGTGCCGGCTTCGAGTACTCCTCCTTTAAAGATGAACACGGCTCCTTTAAAGATGAACACGGCTCCTTTAAAGATGAACACGCCTCCTTTAAAGATGAACACGCCTCCTTTAAAGATGAACACGGCTCCTTTAAAGATGAACACACCTCCTTTAAAGATGAACACACCTCCATTAAAGATGAACACGCCTCCATTAAAGATGAACACTCCTCCTTTAAAGACAAACACTCCCTGGCCATGGACTCCTCCCCCTTTTCCAGTTCCTGCGGGATGGTTAAGAACGAGTACCTGGAGGTTTCGGAGAAGCAGATGACGAcggccaccaccaccacagaatcCACCTCCAGTCTGGCCCGCTTCTCTCCTCACAGCCCCTTTGAGGAGATCAAACCTTTCCACTCGCACTCCTCCGCTTCCTCCTCGGAAGACAAAAAGGAGCATGTTGCTTCGATGGAAGGAAGTGTTGTGAACAAAAGCCCCCAGTCGGACTGCTTCTATAAACCGGAATGGGCGGATGAGTCCAAGCTGCAGGCTGCAGGGGGTTATGGGCCTTTCTCCCAGTCGCCCAAGGAGAAGGATGCCATCGCCACGGGTTTGTTTGGTGTCACCTCGTCCCCACGGCCCGACTCAACAGGCAAGCATTACTTTGAAAACTCTGACAGTAGTGAGGAAGAGGATGACGAGGAAGGTTACATGCGTGAGATGGGCCTGTCCTTCTCCGAAAAACACGGCAGCAGCACCAACACCTCATGTAAGATAGATGGCGCTGGTCTCCCTGATGTGCTCACCTCGTACATGCCCTCCTCTCTGCTGCCCACCAAGCCAGATACAGTCAATGGTCCCATGGAGGTCAGCAGCATGAGCTCCCCCATCAGTGCAGGGCCGGCAGCCAGCTGCGTGAGCCCAGGTCTGGGTACAGCTGAGGAGAAAAAGGTGAGGAGCTCGTATGAGTGGAACATGCAGAAGCCCCAGATGGACATGGTTCCTGGTGACTCCCCGCCTCATTACCGCCACGAGGACGAGTTTGAGGAGGAATGTGAAATGGAACCAGAGTGCCCCGCCCgcccgctctccctctcctccactgatCACACCTTCAGCTCCCCCTTCTACACGGAGGCGTCGTGCCGAGGAGAAGCAGGAGgaagagatgatgatgatgacgagaGCGACCCGGACCTCCCTCCTGAAATGGGCGCCACCTCCTACACGTCCTCCTCCAAAGCCTCCCCTGGCTACTCCTCCTCGGAGCACAGGCACCGCAAAGGAGACCTCTCGCCCTCCTTCATCAATCCCAGTATGCAACAGCAGTCTAGCGATGAGGAGGACGAGGAGCGGGGACGCAGGAGCGACCAATCGCAGGAAGGGGATGAACATGACCTGTCAGTCAAGAAGAGAGCCAACAAACAGCCCCACCACCCCCACTTCCAGGGCGGCTCGGTCCCCCACACTGGGACGGCTGGGCTGGGGTTAGCCAGAGAAGACACCCCCTCAACCTCCGTCAGCGAGTCTATACCGTCGCAGTCAGATTCAGACGTTCCCCCAGGGACAAAGGAGTGCCCCTCCATCACGGGCAACAGCAACATGGACTCGGATGAGGACACTGAGTACCTGCCTGTGGATAAGTTCTCCACCATGGGAGGGGGCCACCatcactcctcttcctcctcctcctccaggatgAGCCCCCGTGACCCCCCTCCCGCCCCCCTCATGGACCCCTTCCCCAACCCCCCTCACCCGGACGTCTGCATGGTGGACCCCGACGCTCTGGCCAATGACCAGAACCGGGCAACCTCAGAGTCGCCCCTCAAGAAGGACCCCAAGACGAAAGGTGTGCGGAAGACAGGGAAACCCAAGTCTGCATCTCCGGCTCGCCGTAAGCGGTCCCCCATGCCAGTGAAGCAGTTGCCGTCCCCTCGCAGCGCCTCGCTGAAgaagaaggagacagagaagagcttgagGATGTCCCATCTGTCAGACGGACAGGGCTCCAGAGACGATGACCTTTCCAGGTCCAGCTACAACGCCGGCAGGGTGGCCAACGGAGTTAAGAGCACCTCAG GCTCTCAGAGGTCCAGTTCCGTGGTTCCCCAAGGCCCTCCTATCTACGTAGACTTGGCCTACATCCCCAACCACTGCAGTGCTAAGAACGTGGACC